In the Novosphingobium resinovorum genome, ACGATCACCGTGCCAGGCTTGCCGGTGGGCGCGACGATGCCCTGACGGTGCGCCAGTTCGGCCAGCGTGTCCTCGTCGGGCACGCCGTATTCCTGCTTGCGCAACGACGCCTTGTAGTGATCGTCCGGCGTCTCGCCCACGCAGGCGATGAAGACGTGCTGCGATCCGGGGATCACCATCAGCGGACCGTTGTTGGGCGTGTTTTCCGCCAGCAGCACCGACATCGACAGCGCGCGCATGCGCGGCATGCCATCCTCGGCGTGCCAGGTCTCGAAGTCGGAGTGCCAGTAGAACTCGCGGCCCTTGAACCCCGGCTTGTAGTTGAGGCGGGACTGGTGGACGTAGACCTCGTCGTCGAGCAGATAGCCGGCGACGCCCGCCAGCCGTTCGTCGGCGGCAAGGCGCGCCATCGTGTCACTCTGTTCGTGAATCTCGAAGATCGAGCGGATTTCGCGGCTGCCGTGTTCGGCAATCACCGTCTCGTCCTTCAGCCCCCTGGGATCGCCAAGCAGGCGCCCGGTTTCCGCCTGGAGCGTAGCCATCTCGGCTTCGGAGAAGACGCCCTCCAGCACGAGATAGCCATCGCGATCGAACTGGGCGATCTGCTCTGCGGTCAACGGCGCGCCCGGCTGCCAGGCGCGGCGGGCGACAGGTTCGCTGCGCGGGAACAGCTGGGGTTCGGCCGCGCTGCGGGTGGGATAGTGGTCGTGCATCTTGTGCCCCCTTTCTCCTCAGTCCGCGAGTGCGGGTGCGCTGGTATCGGCGGGATAGGCGCCGTTTTCGTCATGGACCTCGCGGCCCGTCACCGGCGGGTTGAATACGCAGGCGCACACGATGTCCTGCACCGGGCGCACGA is a window encoding:
- the thpD gene encoding ectoine hydroxylase, with protein sequence MHDHYPTRSAAEPQLFPRSEPVARRAWQPGAPLTAEQIAQFDRDGYLVLEGVFSEAEMATLQAETGRLLGDPRGLKDETVIAEHGSREIRSIFEIHEQSDTMARLAADERLAGVAGYLLDDEVYVHQSRLNYKPGFKGREFYWHSDFETWHAEDGMPRMRALSMSVLLAENTPNNGPLMVIPGSQHVFIACVGETPDDHYKASLRKQEYGVPDEDTLAELAHRQGIVAPTGKPGTVIVFDCNTMHGSNGNITPFPRANAFLVYNAVSNRLEAPFAAATPRPDFIAARDVKPVTPVSGSLEGVPA